The genomic segment TCTGTACACTCACAGGAAGCGTAATTACTAAACTGCCCCACCCCGGAGATCACCCCATTGGAACAGGCTGAGCGGATTGAACAACTGCTCGATGACTGGAATGATCTGCTGGAATCCAATCCCGCAGCCGAGCTCGATGCTTTCATCCGTCAGCATGCCACTCACCTCACCGCTACGGAGCTGATTCAGTTCCGGCGAGTCGCCTGTCAACTGGCCGATCTGGACCGTCGCCTTGGAGAACTGGTGGAGAACAGTTCCGCGTATCCTTCCGCAAATCTAGAATCTTCGCGAGAGCACGTAGTTTTTCTACGGCCAGGACTCGAACCAGTTCCTGGTTATCAGCTGCTCGAACCGCTCGGCCAGGGCGGATTTGGCCAGGTCTGGAAGGCCTTCGGACCAGGCGGCTTTCCAGTGGCTCTCAAATTTGTGCGTCTGGGAGATCAGGCTGGACAGGCCGAGCTGCAATCACTGGAGATCATCCGCGAAATTCGTCATCCCCATCTCTTGAGTATTTTCGGGACCTGGCAGATCGAGGATCGTCTTGTGATTGCCTCTGAACTCGCAGACGAGTCGCTGCAGGGCCGTTTCGAGTTGGCACGTCAGCACACCGGCCGGGGGATTCCACCTCGGGAACTCCTCCGCTACATGATGGAAGCCGCCCAGGGAATCGACTTCCTCAATCAGCCGCGGGGCGACAGCCGGCCGGGGGTTCAGCATCGGGACATCAAACCGCAGAACCTACTGTTATCTGGCGGTAGCATCAAACTCGGTGATTACGGCCTGGTCCGGCCTCTCACTCATGACATCACCGGGCACACGGGACGGCTGACGCTCGCGTTTGCAGCACCAGAGTTCCTGGAGGGCAAGACCAGCCACCGCAGCGATCAATACTCGCTGGCGATTACCTACTGCTACCTGCGGACAGGCGTTTTGCCGTTCTCCGGGAGTGAGATTGAGATCATTGACGGTCACCGTAACGGCCAGCCTGATCTGACGGAACTCGATCCGGCCGCACGTGAGGTGGTCGAGCGGGCCTTGTCGAAGTCTCCCGAGGATCGCTGGCCATCCTGCCAGGCATTCGTGAAATCATTGATCCGTGCGATGGCCGCTCCGTCTGCTGGAAGTCCTGCAACGCCAAATCTGCTTCAATCCCAGCGAGAATCGTCGCTTCGACTGAAGATTTGGAAGTGGCCGCTCGTCGGAGTGATCGCACTCGTGGCATTCTCGGCCCTCGTAGTCGTCCTGCCCGAAGTGACCCCCAACTTCATCGGCAACTTTCGCCTGCCTCCTCCTTCCGTCGCCGCTAATCACGCTCCACCTGTTCCGGCGGTTCGAGTCGCAAACAATCCGAATGGGAAATTTCTGGTGCCGGAACTGGAGAAGGACGAGCAGGAGAAACTGGTACTTGAACCAGAGTTGGCCCCGGGCTGGCGACGGCTCTTCAATGGTAAGAACATTGATGGCTGGTGGGTCCAGGGACGTCCAGGCTGGAGTGTCGCAAACGGGACCGTCGTCAGCCATGCGACGTCGCCCGATGATACCGGCTACCTCATGACGGCTGACCAGTATCAGAACTACGAGTTGCGGCTCGAATTCCGGCTCTCACCCGACAGCGACAGTGGAATATTCCTGAATGCGTTGCCGGAACACCCCGTCGATGGTTCGCAGTTCCTGGAAGTGGAATTAGCTGGCAATCAACGTCCCGGTAGCTCCCCGCCCTCAGCATCCAGCCGATCCGGGAGTTTGGTCGGTATCGGGGCCGCGGACCCGATCGACCTGCCGACTGGAACCTGGCACGTTATGGAAATCTCCAAGCATGATCGCAGGATCGTCATCTCGATGAACGGTCGGGTCGTACTTGATCAATCAACAGCTGATGCTTCCCAGGGACATATTGGGTTGCAGCTTTCTCCGACCCGCTGTGAGTTTCGGAACATTCAGATCCGGGCGAACGGTCCCGTTCCGCTCTCGCCCTCCGAGTCAAAGTTAATCGATGCTTTGCAGGGGACCTGGGAATTGAAATCAGAAAGTGTCCATGATGGGCCGGTCTCCGCAGAAATCCTTGCCCGTCGTGACAAGCGGCTGACGATCACACGCGATGAGTTTTGGATCGAATACAACAGTCTCAACTCCGACCACGTCAGCGAGGAAACAGGCATAATCGTCCTGGACCACAAGACAAATCCAGTCACAGTCGACATGCCTTACCGGAACAACCAGGGGAAGAGGCTTGTCTATCGTGGCGTCCTTCGTCTTGAAGGGAATCGACTCCGGCATCGCTTCATCAAGATTGATCCTGGTGATTCATCCAAGCACCCTCCCCAGTCTTTTGACGCTCCCTTGCGTCCCGGAGTCTGGGAAAACGTGTACGAACGGGCGAACTGACTTTCGCTAAGGTTGCGAGATCGCAAGGGAGACTCACTTCAACGGCTAAAGAAGCCGGCAGAGCAATGTTCCGCACCTTTGAAGACTTACCACGATGAACAACGGCCCCGGGTATACCACAATTCTGCAGAGCCTGCTTGACCGCCTTAACCGTGGGGAGGATGCTGCGCGAGCCGAGCTCATCTCTCACGCGATGAAACGTCTGCGTGGACTGGCCCGCACCATGTTGCGGCAGAATCTGGCGGTCCAACGCTTTCAACAGACCGATGACGTGCTGCAGAATGCTCTACTGCGACTTAACAACGCGCTCAAGGCCGTTCGGCCGGAAGATTCAGACCGGTTCATGGGACTCGCAGCGACTCAGATTCGTCGGGAACTGATCGACCTGTGGAGACACCATTACGGACCTCTGGGAGCCGGAGGACACCACCATTCTGACCCGGGTCTTGTCGACTCACGCGGAATCGCCCGACCATTGTACGATCCGGGACGTGACGAACCGAGACCGAGTGAAACTCTTGCTATCCACGAGGCCGTCGATTTACTGACTGCCGATCAGCGGGAAGTGTTCGAGAAGCGTCTCTATCTGGAAATGACCCACGAAGAGATCGCTGTCGAGATGCACCTTTCCTTAAAAACCGTCAAACGCCGGTGGCGGGAAGCCAAACAACAGCTGGCTGTCCTGCTTGATCCCGACGCTGACGGCCATCAGGCAAGGAATGAGGGTTAACACCCGGCCGTATCGCTAACTCCTTCGGAGCGGAAGCGGTTTCTCTGGTATTTCGGTCCAGACCACGTCTGCTCGGTAACCAAGAGCCGCACAAAATCCGACGATCACCCGTTCTGCATTCTCACGTGCCTGTTGCTGATACTCAGGCGTTTCCGCAGACTGTCTCACAAGTTGCTGGGCCTGCTTCATCGCGGCATCGTGAACGGACGGGTCCGGTCCCCCGAACGCGATCAGCCCGTCGCTCTTCAGTTCGTACGTGAGTGACCCCTCGTGATCGACCCGTGACCATCGAACCGTAGGAGGGGAAAGCTCGATGCGAACTCTCTTTTCTTCCCCCTGCCCCTCAACCTGGGTGAGCTGTGCCAGTCGCAGGTCCGTGGCATACAAGGCATCTCCCTTGATCATCCAGGCTCCCTTGTGACCTCCCCAGAACCACGCGTCTCTGTGCGAGGTGTGCAAGACGGAAACCTGCAACTTCAGGGACGTCAGATCTCCAAGCTCCCGCACCCGGTCGATGGAAGGCCCTGTTGATTTTACGACGACAGGCGGTGGCTTCGGTCGGGGTTCTGGTACTCGAGAGCGAGCCGCTGCCAGTGTCGCTCCAGCAATCGTTATCATCCCAGCCAGCATGAGCAAATTTCGCATTTATTCCTCCCCTTATTATGTTGCAGATCCGAGGCGATCACAATTCGTCGCCGAACATGGGAGAAGCGTTCGCGATCAGGATTTCGGGTCAGTACTGGAGACGAAATTTCTGAAATTCTTAAAACATCCGGACTCAACACAGAGGTTGCCCTTCGGTTCCGTAGACCTTGATCCCCTTCCTCTTACTTTGCGGACGCGTTGCAGACCCCTGTTTTTCAGGGGGCTTTTTTTTGATCGAAGCTGAGAGAAGCGTTGGAGAATCCCCCCCTTTACCGTATTTACGGGGGGAATAACGGGGGGATCTGAAACCTTCGGTTTAGTCTTCGGTCTTATACGATCTGAGCATTCTCAATCGTTGCTGGCCACACTTCATTGGTCTACCACGACGGACTCGTGCGAGTGCCGGATTGGTCTCAGGCCAGTGTTGGTTACACTCTGGCGCGGGTCCATGGATCAGGCCAAGCTGTTGCGGATTGGTCTCAGGCCAGTGTTGGTTACACTCGGCCGGCCTGGTGGCCGACCAGGCTTACAGTTGCGGATTGGTCTCAGGCCAGTGTTGGTTACACTCAAGAGCTTCAAGAGCTTCGGACGTACTTAGTTGCGGATTGGTCTCAGGCCAGTGTTGGTTACACTATTGATCTGTACCACCGCTCGACGCTGCTTGTTGCGGATTGGTCTCAGGCCAGTGTTGGTTACACTTCAGCTTCTTCGCAGTTGCCACCGTTGAGTGTTGCGGATTGGTCTCAGGCCAGTGTTGGTTACACTTTGGAATCGTGACGGTTCCGCTGTTCTTCAGTTGCGGATTGGTCTCAGGCCAGTGTTGGTTACACTCGTGGCAGCTGGCGACATACCACCTCCCACGTTGCGGATTGGTCTCAGGCCAGTGTTGGTTACACTCAGGGTTGTTCGTGATCATGTCCGATATGAGTTGCGGATTGGTCTCAGGCCAGTGTTGGTTACACTTGCAGCTCCGGGTCATATACAATGTCTGTGTTGCGGATTGGTCTCAGGCCAGTGTTGGTTACACTACGTTGTTAGCCTAGGGGCGTGTGCCTCTGGTTGCGGATTGGTCTCAGGCCAGTGTTGGTTACACTAGAAGTCGCGCCCAGTCCTTCTCCGCATCAGTTGCGGATTGGTCTCAGGCCAGTGTTGGTTACACTTTGCTCAGAAGTGGGACGACTGGAGCAGCTGTTGCGGATTGGTCTCAGGCCAGTGTTGGTTACACTCTACAACCGCGTTACCTACCGCTTTCGAGTGTTGCGGATTGGTCTCAGGCCAGTGTTGGTTACACTCGACCTCTCTGGCTGCTAAGTTCTCTCTCCGTTGCGGATTGGTCTCAGGCCAGTGTTGGTTACACTTGCCCGCACTGCGGGAAGTTCCAGGAACTCGTTGCGGATTGGTCTCAGGCCAGTGTTGGTTACACTCTGTGGCGTGCTGCGTCCGTTCCCCTTGCGGTTGCGGATTGGTCTCAGGCCAGTGTTGGTTACACTTCTGCCTGCGGGAGGCGATTACGGGGCGGGGTTGCGGATTGGTCTCAGGCCAGTGTTGGTTACACTTTTCCATGGAGGGGCCGCAAGCGGCCAATGGTTGCGGATTGGTCTCAGGCCAGTGTTGGTTACACTCGCTCATACCGTGTTCGCCAACTCCTGATGGTTGCGGATTGGTCTCAGGCCAGTGTTGGTTACACTTGGTCAGGCCACCACTTGCGGATGCGGCTCGGTTGCGGATTGGTCTCAGGCCAGTGTTGGTTACACTCGCTCGTCCTCAAGACGCACGAGCTGGTGCGTTGCGGATTGGTCTCAGGCCAGTGTTGGTTACACTTGCGTGGTTGCTCGATAACTGGTACAGGCCGTTGCGGATTGGTCTCAGGCCAGTGTTGGTTACACTTGAGGCGGCGCGGGGTGTTCGTTGCCCCGCGTTGCGGATTGGTCTCAGGCCAGTGTTGGTTACACTGATCAACTCCGCAGGTGGTTACTTCTACGAGTTGCGGATTGGTCTCAGGCCAGTGTTGGTTACACTGCACCAGCCAGCCGGGGACGTTCCCCAGCTGTTGCGGATTGGTCTCAGGCCAGTGTTGGTTACACTCGACAAGCTGTTCCTGTTCTTCGACGATCCGTTGCGGATTGGTCTCAGGCCAGTGTTGGTTACACTTACGCCGGGGCGTTCGAGTATTCGACGATCGTTGCGGATTGGTCTCAGGCCAGTGTTGGTTACACTTTTAACCCTCAAGACACAACTGGAGGTGTCGTTGCGGATTGGTCTCAGGCCAGTGTTGGTTACACTCATTCGGGCGCCCGTGGTCGCGGTGGTTGGTTGCGGATTGGTCTCAGGCCAGTGTTGGTTACACTCGAGAGGAGCGGAGAGAGCGACTATGCGGCGTTGCGGATTGGTCTCAGGCCAGTGTTGGTTACACTATTCAACTCATCTTGCAGCTCTGCAATCTGTTGCGGATTGGTCTCAGGCCAGTGTTGGTTACACTGTCGGCCCTATGTGCAGGTCGACGGGCGTGTTGCGGATTGGTCTCAGGCCAGTGTTGGTTACACTTGTGAGTGTGTAAAGCGTGTGAGTTTGAGAGTTGCGGATTGGTCTCAGGCCAGTGTTGGTTACACTTGGAACGGATACGACTACCCGACTCATGTGGTTGCGGATTGGTCTCAGGCCAGTGTTGGTTACACTAAGGCGAACGACGGGCGATACCTGAAGTTCGTTGCGGATTGGTCTCAGGCCAGTGTTGGTTACACTGACGATGGCGGACTACAGCGACGACAGGCGGTTGCGGATTGGTCTCAGGCCAGTGTTGGTTACACTTACTTCCCCAAACGATGGACGATGGTTTATGTTGCGGATTGGTCTCAGGCCAGTGTTGGTTACACTTGTGGAAGACGATGTTCTATTAGCTAAAGAGTTGCGGATTGGTCTCAGGCCAGTGTTGGTTACACTTCGCGGTTGAGATCGAGATGAATGCGAGGGGTTGCGGATTGGTCTCAGGCCAGTGTTGGTTACACTTCCAGTGTCCTCTGCCCTTCTCAACGCCCCGTTGCGGATTGGTCTCAGGCCAGTGTTGGTTACACTGGAAGAGCGATTTGATGATGGCGTGGCGTTGTTGCGGATTGGTCTCAGGCCAGTGTTGGTTACACTGTACGGACGCTTATATCGACCCACCGATCGGTTGCGGATTGGTCTCAGGCCAGTGTTGGTTACACTTCGAGAGGTTGAGCGTCGAGTCGCACCATTGTTGCGGATTGGTCTCAGGCCAGTGTTGGTTACACTGACGTAGAGCCTGATTGCTGTGGATGTGGTGTTGCGGATTGGTCTCAGGCCAGTGTTGGTTACACTTCTGGTCGGAGATTCCCGCGACGGCTGATGGTTGCGGATTGGTCTCAGGCCAGTGTTGGTTACACTCGCCCAGGGGCGGTTTGTTCCGGTGGAATGGTTGCGGATTGGTCTCAGGCCAGTGTTGGTTACACTCGCTCCCTCTACGCCTGGAGTCAACGGCAGGTTGCGGATTGGTCTCAGGCCAGTGTTGGTTACACTCATCGTTTCAAAGCCCGCCTGGGCCGCTTGTTGCGGATTGGTCTCAGGCCAGTGTTGGTTACACTGGCTTCAGTCCACCTTTCACACAGTCTGTTGTTGCGGATTGGTCTCAGGCCAGTGTTGGTTACACTTGGTGGAGGATTTCAACGAGGCTTCGGGAGTTGCGGATTGGTCTCAGGCCAGTGTTGGTTACACTAACTTTGTTAGACGAGTTGTCGACTTCTTTGTTGCGGATTGGTCTCAGGCCAGTGTTGGTTACACTGCTTTGTGCCTGACGAAGGAGAAATGTACAGTTGCGGATTGGTCTCAGGCCAGTGTTGGTTACACTAAAGCGAGGTAGTATCTACTACCCGAAGCGTTGCGGATTGGTCTCAGGCCAGTGTTGGTTACACTTCACGACGGTATTCTTCGTCATACTCGCCGGTTGCGGATTGGTCTCAGGCCAGTGTTGGTTACACTCCGGAGGCCATAACCTCTGACCTAATGACGTGTTGCAACGTTTGAAGGTCAGAAAAACTGAAGCTGCTTCGGAGCGGATTCGGGAGGCTGGCGGACTTTTCCCCAGAAAATCCGCATTCGCTCGAACTGTTTATCTGTGATCGAAAAAACTCGCACCTCCCCATCGGGAGGGATGTGTCGTTCGATTCTGCGCGTGTGCACATCCGCATTTTCCTGGCTCGGGCAGTGTCGGGAGTAAACCGAGTACTGCATCATAACGAATCCGTCATTCAACAGAAACTTGCGAAACTCTGTGTAGTCTCTGCGCGCTTTGGGTGTGTCGGTGGGCAAGTCAAACATAACTATCACCCACATATTTCGATATCCGACGATGTGCATTGCTGAGGGATCTCCAGTTCGGCGCGTGGATCCTCCAGACAACGAACAAACGAAGCCAGATAGCGGTTCAACTGTACGAGTAGAGGCCCCTTTCCGTGGGAAACAGAGAACGCTTGCGTGAGACTTTCAAGAATCATCGATTTTGCATACCTATCCAGTTCGACATGCCCGGACGAATACAATTCACGTACCACCTGATCAACAATTGGACGTAACGGTTCAACGAGATCATCAGCGAGACAAAAGACATTGCTTCTGTGGATATGCTTTACACCGATCGACGGATGTAGCCCAGCAGCCACGATGGCTCGCGCTATCGCGGCTCGGTAAATGGCATACCCGTAGTTGAGCAAATTATTGGGAGCGTCTCCGTATCGACTCCGTCGGAATTCTTCTTGTTCCCGGAGGTCATGCAGCCAGCTTTGCCAATAGATTTTAGCAGCCTGGGCCTCGTGATTCTGAGGGTCACCCGTTCGCACTGTTCGCGCTAGCTCGACAAGGCGTTTTCGTGGTGCCGAATCGGCTTGAAGGTTCTCGGCTTGGCCGCTGATCTTGGATATGACGATCTGTTTCCAGATTCGCTTCTTTGTCGGAGCCGAGACATCGATCTGCAGCTTGAGTCGGGTTACAACCTGACTGTGATTTGGCAGGGGAAGCACCATTGAACTTGGATGATGAGCATCGTCACAAAGAACAACGACAGTCCCATAGGCACCTAATCTCACGAGAGCGTAATGGGAGAAGGTGGCCTGCTGATTATCCACTATCAGTACTCCCAGGTCTTCGCAGGGAATACGTCCAATCACTTTACCTTTAACGGTGATTTCCAGCTGTTCGTGTCGCACACGGAGATGCGCGGGAGTCTCTGAAATCTCGACGATCTGCTTAATCATCAGGCGGCTCACGTAGTCGAGGGATCGCCTCCATGCCTGACGGATATTACCTGACGATAACTGACAGCCGAGGGAGAGTCACGAACTAATCGCGTTTTAATCATTAGCCCAGCGGATCCGGCCCAATGGATCGACGGTCACCTTCCTCGCAACTAGAGTGTTTGGCATTTTCGAGACCTCTCCGATTTTGGAAGATGACTCGCCACCAGCGCAGTGATGCTTAAACCACATTTGTTTCGAAGTTGAAGCCGAACGAACGAGACGATACAGCAGTTCTTTTCCATCTTCCTCAACGAGTATTGACTCATTGTTGGAGAGGCTGAACAGGAACCTCGCATCAGGTCGTTCCGGGTGAATTCGCCTGATAAGAGGTTCACGATTCCGTAATCGATTTGCCGCCTCCAGCATCGTCACGAAGACAGCATCTCGCCGAATCCTGCCCTTGGCATCCGTAAACTCGAACAGGCAGAGATGGTGAGTGTTACCCGGCTTTACAAAAGCCTTGTCTCCACGGATCGGGACAACGGTTTCTTCGTTCTTCGTGATTCGCACCTTCTTGAGAGCGACTCCCTTTGCCCTATTCTTCCAGAGTGGCTCTTTCCAAACGTCGGCTGTCGGTTTGCGACTCGCTTTCCGTCCCGGAGTGATCCCAAACTCAGCCAGGCGTGCCACGATGATCTCTCGATCTCTGGAATCACGAATGCGGTCGACTTCCGCCATGGAAAGGTCTTCGACTCTCTTGCGTATCGTAAAAACGCCCGGAACACGAGTCCGACCGTAGAGAGTGTCCTCATGTAACTGCCCGGAAGCCTTCCGACGAACGCGATACGAGACATTGATGGCCCCGATCGCGTTCATGGCGGAATCTCGAAAAGATGGCCAGGGTTCGCCTAGACGCTTGGACGCCCTGACGGCATCTGGAAGATCACCTTCATATCCCAGTGCACGCGCATGTTCGAATCGAAAGACACGGCCAAGATTGTAGACCCGCTTCTTATCGGTGAGCGCCACCACTAAAGCATCTACAGCGTGATGACGCTGATCCAACCGATTCTTTTCTCCGGGAGCAAGCTCTTGAGCGGCTTCCCAGGCTGGGCTGTCCTCTAAGTCGGATAGTAGTGTTTCGAGGCCCCAGCGGCGACGAAGGATTGCCGTGTAACGGCCGCTGACAGGCTCAACATCCACTCCGAGGGATTGCAGATAGGTGCGGACCTGGGTTGTGATATATGACGTATCATTCAGCTGCCGAGCGACAAAGTCCGAGTCAACCTCCTTCTGAAGAAACCGTTTGAACTTCCGATACGGCAACTTCCGAGCACGCTGCACGATTTCTTCGTACCGTTTCGGATCTCTATCACCCAGCCATTGAAAGGGCGTTCGATCTCGCTTGTCGGCATTCGCTTTGCGAAAACAGACAACACGATTCATTCGGGAATTATCCTGGCTCTGCCAACGCGGAAGAATATGGTCGACATCAGTTTCAGCCGACAGCAACTGGGAGGGAGATATACTCTGCCCCGTGTAGATGCAGAGTTCGCCCTGCTCTCTCCAGAGAAGATACTTCTCGATGTCGCCGCGGCGGGCCTGCCCCTCTCCCAGATATCCCTCGATCCATTTCACAGCGGCAGCACGTCGTCCTTCATTCCGTCGCTGCTCCTTCACCATCTCGGCTCGCTGCCTCACGGACAGCTTTGCATCTCTCGCAAGTTCCAGGCGAATGCACTTCAGCGACTTCTGCTGACCGTGAACATGCTCGCGCAGAATCGCATTCACTACCGTGCGCACTTCGTGCAAAGCCTGCTGCACGATCGGATTGGTGACTTCGGGAGGGCTGTCGAGTCGAGGCACGCGTTCGAGATTTCGTTCCCAAGGTGCCGGATATCCAGCTTCTCGATATGCGGAGGGTATCGTTTCATCACGGGAATACAGAGGTAAACCCGCCTTAACATGCGGGAGAAGTCGTTTGATCGCTTTGAGCGAGTAGTTTCCGTATCCAGACTCCAATGGTGTCCGATTCAATAGTTTGTCAGCAAGACCTGTATCCAATCCGGCTTCCTGGAGCAGATAGGCCAACCGTGAGTGATCATCATCGATGATAGCCGCGACAATCCAGTTCCTCGTACGCTCATCGACCTTCCACCAGTCCTTACCGACAAGCTTGGTCCCAGCCAGAGCATGGTCGATCGGCATACCGTGCATCTTCGAACGCTCCGCACGCTCCAGATTGAAAGTCACATTATCTGGCGTGTCGAACAGATGCTTTCGAATCGCATCGAATGTCGCTTCCTTTCTCTTGGACAGATAGCGCAGCAGCTTCGTACGTTCTTCTTCGGTAAGAGGTCGTTCTTCTCGAGTTGAAACGTCGATGAGCCGCAGATTGTTCACCTCCTGGTAAAGTCGCATCTCCTGAACGCGTCGATCAGCCCTCGGTGCACGCGGCAACCGTGGTTCCAGCTCGCACGCACCGACCAAGCCAGTTGAGGGTGGTTGAATGGGACGCTGATAGAAAATCGTTTTCAGAATCTGCCGACGATTTGACTTCGTCAGCAGGTCGGGGTGAAAACGGCGCTGCGACTGCCAGATCCGGACGAATTCGTAGACGTACATCCGTCGTTGTGTATGCCTTCGACGGAGAGAATCGTTAGCATCGGGATCGGTCGGAACAGGAATTCTCTGAGATCGTTGGAGCGTGGGATCAATCTGATCGGCGAGATATTCCCCGAGTGTTCTCGCACCGCTCGAATTGATTGCTTTCTGTAGTTCGCTGATCTCAGCCAGCATCCCGCTGGTTTCTTTTTCGCGTTCTCTATCTGCCTTCCGATTCGACTTGAAACCACGCCGCTGATTCAGGTGAAGCAGCACCCGGCCCAACTCATGGGGCTCAAGTGGGGCATCCAAAGCTTTCTTTCGCAGGGAGTAGGGATCGGCTGCCTTGAAAGTGGACCGCTCCCAGTCGATCCGGTCGGGGGATTCTCGATCCTCGAGGGCGACGGACGGAAGCAGTCCCATCTCAATGAGCAGCCGGCGCAGAGCCTGCTTTCGTTTGGAACGTCTTCGCAGCAATCTGCGAGTTCCGCGGGCCAGACGTCGATCGGCATTCTTGGACTTCTCTCCGCTCTGCGTCGACTCCAATCCCATCGGAAAGATGCGAACCCCTGCAGCCTCGATCTGGTTGGTGTCGTCGTCGATCAACGCCCATCCGATGGAGTTGCTACCGATATCCAGCCCGAGCGTCATTTCAGTCATATAATCGTGCCTCAAGGGGTGTTAGTTCAGAGATCATGAATACATGAACAAAATACGTCTGACTTTGCAAACGAACCTCAAGCGGTCTTTCTCGCAAAGGCTTGACATATCTCAGTGAATGCGTATGCTACGTGACGTGTAACCAACACTGTCCTGAGAACACTTTTCGCAACAAAGATTCAATGTTCGCAGGCACTGCTCCACGGAGCATCCACCGCACCTCGCGAATTCGACGTGCGGTTTTTTCATGCGCTGATCTCTGCCGGATTTGGCCCTGAGCGGAAGGGCCTCAGCTTCTCTTAAACTGCGGCGCAGCCGTCCTTTCCCCGGACGAGGAGAATGCGCCGCCTGCTCGTTGATCTTGTGCGAAGATTCTTCTGAAAAATGTTTCAAGCTTGGCGGTTCGGCAAGTCGAAGATTTCTCCAAGGCATCTCGCGCCAAAAAGAACAAATAAGCATCCCACCTGTCCAGGCCCGCAGGAAATCAAATTGAATTAAGGGGACATCCTCAGGGATAGTCCGGGCAACTTCTAAACACGGGAATATCAAAGAATAGATTCTGCGAGATCGCATGCCTCAGGCCTGAAGGCCTTCGAGGCTCTTTGATTGTTTCTATCTCCCGTGGTTCTGTTGGAAGTTGTCATGCCGCATCGCAGTCCGGAAGGACCCGAATCTGAATTCTCCGTAGATGCTGCGGATGGAGCGAGCCGCCGGCGCCGAGGCGGCGAGCGAGTGAACGCAGCATCGGCTGAAGGGGCGAGATCAGGTAACACGCCCCTACACAGTAGCCAGGAAGAGTCTGAATGGGAGTCCTTAAGAGACACTTCCACAGTTGCGATTGACTGGTTGGAAACCGCCGGTGTCGTAGTCTGGTCGTCTCGAGCGGAAGAACGTCGAGATGGGCTCGAAGAAGCCGTTGAGATTGCTCGTGGCACTTCTCAGCCGCACCCGATCACACTCAACAACTACCGTTGCCTCGTTCATCC from the Rubinisphaera margarita genome contains:
- a CDS encoding family 16 glycoside hydrolase is translated as MEQAERIEQLLDDWNDLLESNPAAELDAFIRQHATHLTATELIQFRRVACQLADLDRRLGELVENSSAYPSANLESSREHVVFLRPGLEPVPGYQLLEPLGQGGFGQVWKAFGPGGFPVALKFVRLGDQAGQAELQSLEIIREIRHPHLLSIFGTWQIEDRLVIASELADESLQGRFELARQHTGRGIPPRELLRYMMEAAQGIDFLNQPRGDSRPGVQHRDIKPQNLLLSGGSIKLGDYGLVRPLTHDITGHTGRLTLAFAAPEFLEGKTSHRSDQYSLAITYCYLRTGVLPFSGSEIEIIDGHRNGQPDLTELDPAAREVVERALSKSPEDRWPSCQAFVKSLIRAMAAPSAGSPATPNLLQSQRESSLRLKIWKWPLVGVIALVAFSALVVVLPEVTPNFIGNFRLPPPSVAANHAPPVPAVRVANNPNGKFLVPELEKDEQEKLVLEPELAPGWRRLFNGKNIDGWWVQGRPGWSVANGTVVSHATSPDDTGYLMTADQYQNYELRLEFRLSPDSDSGIFLNALPEHPVDGSQFLEVELAGNQRPGSSPPSASSRSGSLVGIGAADPIDLPTGTWHVMEISKHDRRIVISMNGRVVLDQSTADASQGHIGLQLSPTRCEFRNIQIRANGPVPLSPSESKLIDALQGTWELKSESVHDGPVSAEILARRDKRLTITRDEFWIEYNSLNSDHVSEETGIIVLDHKTNPVTVDMPYRNNQGKRLVYRGVLRLEGNRLRHRFIKIDPGDSSKHPPQSFDAPLRPGVWENVYERAN
- a CDS encoding RNA polymerase sigma factor gives rise to the protein MNNGPGYTTILQSLLDRLNRGEDAARAELISHAMKRLRGLARTMLRQNLAVQRFQQTDDVLQNALLRLNNALKAVRPEDSDRFMGLAATQIRRELIDLWRHHYGPLGAGGHHHSDPGLVDSRGIARPLYDPGRDEPRPSETLAIHEAVDLLTADQREVFEKRLYLEMTHEEIAVEMHLSLKTVKRRWREAKQQLAVLLDPDADGHQARNEG
- a CDS encoding DUF4230 domain-containing protein, translated to MRNLLMLAGMITIAGATLAAARSRVPEPRPKPPPVVVKSTGPSIDRVRELGDLTSLKLQVSVLHTSHRDAWFWGGHKGAWMIKGDALYATDLRLAQLTQVEGQGEEKRVRIELSPPTVRWSRVDHEGSLTYELKSDGLIAFGGPDPSVHDAAMKQAQQLVRQSAETPEYQQQARENAERVIVGFCAALGYRADVVWTEIPEKPLPLRRS
- the cas2 gene encoding CRISPR-associated endonuclease Cas2 — its product is MHIVGYRNMWVIVMFDLPTDTPKARRDYTEFRKFLLNDGFVMMQYSVYSRHCPSQENADVHTRRIERHIPPDGEVRVFSITDKQFERMRIFWGKVRQPPESAPKQLQFF
- the cas1 gene encoding type II CRISPR-associated endonuclease Cas1, with product MIKQIVEISETPAHLRVRHEQLEITVKGKVIGRIPCEDLGVLIVDNQQATFSHYALVRLGAYGTVVVLCDDAHHPSSMVLPLPNHSQVVTRLKLQIDVSAPTKKRIWKQIVISKISGQAENLQADSAPRKRLVELARTVRTGDPQNHEAQAAKIYWQSWLHDLREQEEFRRSRYGDAPNNLLNYGYAIYRAAIARAIVAAGLHPSIGVKHIHRSNVFCLADDLVEPLRPIVDQVVRELYSSGHVELDRYAKSMILESLTQAFSVSHGKGPLLVQLNRYLASFVRCLEDPRAELEIPQQCTSSDIEICG